A region from the Gemmatimonadota bacterium genome encodes:
- a CDS encoding RecQ family ATP-dependent DNA helicase — MLRDRFRLPGFRPGQRKLIEAVIAGRDALGVLPTGGGKSLCYQVPAVVRGGLTLVVSPLLSLIEDQVERGRRLGLRAGGLSSAQSERENRRVLDAGRRGELDLLFLAPERMTTGAVEHLLAARAPSLVVVDEAHCISLWGNDFRPSYRSFFEGRSSRRHPVLALTATATPAVRRDIARVLGLVRPLEVVTSFDRPNLVWRVERAATPADKVACLVPRLRAALARGRWSAAIVYAGTRRTVRSLQAELALRGVEARPYHAGLPAAARLEAQDWFLSSRHPVLVATNAFGMGIDRADVRFVAHYSLPASLEAYYQEAGRAGRDGQEAHVLALDGPGDGALRRSLLSGSRPAPETVLALHGVLRRVTRPGEALSERALARALPPGWDASSADGMLRALQAAGGVRARESGRLEVCPGPLDLGPVRDLRRQGLAGLRAAERFLGARGCRRRELLAWFGERSPRRCHACDRCGAQSW; from the coding sequence GTGCTTCGAGACCGCTTCCGTCTTCCCGGCTTCCGACCGGGGCAGCGGAAGCTGATCGAAGCCGTGATCGCCGGTCGGGACGCGCTCGGCGTCCTGCCCACCGGGGGTGGGAAATCGCTCTGCTACCAGGTGCCGGCCGTGGTGCGGGGCGGGCTCACCCTGGTGGTGTCCCCACTCTTGTCGCTGATCGAGGATCAGGTGGAGCGGGGCCGTCGACTCGGACTGCGGGCCGGGGGATTGTCATCGGCCCAAAGCGAGCGCGAGAACCGGCGGGTCCTGGATGCTGGGCGGCGCGGCGAGCTGGATCTGCTGTTCCTGGCCCCGGAGCGAATGACCACTGGCGCAGTGGAACACCTCCTGGCGGCGCGGGCTCCTTCTCTCGTCGTGGTTGACGAAGCGCACTGTATTTCGTTGTGGGGGAACGATTTCAGGCCGTCTTACCGAAGCTTCTTCGAGGGGCGCTCCTCCCGCCGTCACCCCGTGCTGGCGCTCACCGCCACGGCGACCCCGGCGGTGCGACGCGACATCGCCCGCGTGCTCGGACTGGTGCGCCCGCTGGAGGTGGTGACCAGCTTCGACCGGCCCAACCTCGTGTGGAGGGTGGAGCGGGCGGCCACCCCTGCGGACAAGGTCGCGTGCCTGGTTCCAAGGCTTCGGGCGGCGCTGGCCCGGGGGCGCTGGAGCGCGGCCATCGTGTACGCCGGCACCCGCCGCACGGTTCGGTCGCTGCAGGCCGAGCTGGCGCTCCGGGGTGTGGAGGCTCGGCCCTACCACGCGGGCCTGCCGGCCGCTGCCCGCCTGGAGGCGCAGGACTGGTTCCTGAGCTCCCGGCATCCCGTTCTCGTCGCGACCAACGCGTTCGGGATGGGGATCGACCGGGCGGATGTCCGTTTCGTTGCTCACTACAGCCTCCCGGCGTCCCTCGAGGCCTACTACCAGGAGGCCGGGAGAGCAGGGCGGGACGGGCAAGAGGCGCACGTCCTCGCCTTGGATGGTCCGGGCGATGGGGCCCTGCGGCGCTCCCTGCTCTCGGGGTCCCGTCCTGCCCCCGAAACCGTCCTGGCCCTGCACGGTGTCCTGCGTCGAGTCACCAGGCCGGGCGAAGCGCTCAGCGAGCGCGCCCTCGCCCGCGCGCTTCCTCCCGGTTGGGACGCTTCCTCCGCGGACGGGATGCTGCGGGCTCTTCAGGCGGCCGGCGGGGTGCGGGCCCGGGAGTCGGGTCGGCTCGAGGTGTGCCCCGGCCCCCTGGACCTGGGGCCGGTGCGGGACTTGCGTCGACAGGGGCTGGCCGGCCTCCGGGCCGCGGAGCGGTTCCTGGGCGCGCGCGGCTGCAGGCGCCGGGAGCTGCTGGCCTGGTTCGGGGAGCGGTCTCCGCGCCGCTGCCACGCCTGCGACCGGTGCGGCGCGCAGAGCTGGTGA
- a CDS encoding Rne/Rng family ribonuclease — MDSGPVAVFRETSRSGVRREILISASSHESRVALLENGKLAEFMFDRPDQGRMVGDVFLGRVEAVLPGIQAAFVDIGTEKAGFLHISDIAPEEDDDDEPEPAPRSRGKRGRRGRGGDQREEASPEEEAEGGDEKGAEAKGGKGGRSNGRPPRRARKFPPIQDYISKGDTVLVQVTKEPISTKGPRLTKHISLPGRFLVYMPYSARVGVSRKIGERSERGRLRALAKEILPKDQGGIIVRTVGEDFNQGTFQAEFNELRNTWLEIEAAAQAAEAPARVHRGAHLVSGIIRDLFSDRFERLTVDSKEVYNEIRAYVQSVDPDLVGRVKLYQGEEPLFDKEGVEEEIQGAFQRRVDLPSGGYIVIEPTEALVSIDVNTGRFTGKGKKDPEETILKTNLDAAREIARQLRLRDVGGIVVCDFIDMEQQKHRDKVLHELRSHLGRDRARTKTFELSALGLIEMTRQRVRPPLFTALTEACSQCGGKGRVYTPSSVLRSAERAIGRIRAEGKEKTVVVRTHPEVVLHLMEEEPDFVERVQKRTRLRVEVRDDPLLNQDEFRLLAGPAETDVTQKYAMDGDSGA; from the coding sequence GTGGACAGTGGCCCGGTCGCGGTCTTCCGGGAGACATCAAGGTCAGGAGTGCGTAGAGAGATCCTGATCAGCGCATCCTCGCACGAGTCGAGGGTGGCGCTGCTCGAGAACGGAAAGCTCGCGGAGTTCATGTTCGACCGACCCGATCAGGGTCGTATGGTCGGCGACGTGTTCCTCGGGCGGGTCGAAGCCGTGCTGCCGGGCATCCAGGCGGCGTTCGTCGACATCGGCACGGAGAAGGCAGGCTTCCTGCACATCTCCGACATCGCGCCCGAAGAGGACGACGATGACGAGCCGGAGCCCGCGCCGCGGTCCCGCGGCAAGCGGGGCCGCAGAGGCCGCGGGGGCGACCAGCGGGAAGAGGCTTCCCCGGAAGAAGAGGCCGAGGGCGGCGACGAGAAGGGCGCGGAGGCCAAGGGAGGGAAGGGAGGCCGCTCCAACGGCAGACCGCCCCGCCGAGCCCGCAAGTTCCCTCCCATCCAGGACTACATCTCCAAGGGAGACACGGTCCTGGTGCAGGTGACCAAGGAGCCCATCAGCACCAAGGGACCGCGGCTCACCAAGCACATCTCGCTGCCCGGTCGCTTCCTGGTCTACATGCCCTACTCCGCGCGCGTCGGCGTGAGTCGGAAGATCGGCGAGCGCTCGGAGCGGGGACGGCTGCGGGCCCTCGCCAAGGAGATCCTTCCCAAGGACCAGGGCGGGATCATCGTCCGCACCGTCGGAGAGGACTTCAACCAGGGCACCTTCCAGGCCGAGTTCAACGAGCTCCGCAACACCTGGCTGGAGATCGAGGCGGCTGCTCAGGCGGCCGAGGCGCCCGCGCGCGTGCACCGCGGCGCCCACCTGGTGAGCGGGATCATCCGTGATCTGTTCAGCGACCGCTTCGAGCGCCTCACGGTCGACTCGAAAGAGGTCTACAACGAGATCCGCGCCTACGTGCAGAGCGTCGATCCCGACCTGGTCGGTCGTGTGAAGCTGTACCAGGGTGAGGAGCCGCTCTTCGACAAGGAGGGCGTGGAAGAGGAGATCCAGGGCGCCTTCCAGCGGCGCGTGGACCTGCCCTCGGGCGGCTACATCGTCATCGAGCCCACCGAGGCGCTGGTCTCCATCGATGTGAACACCGGGCGCTTCACCGGGAAGGGCAAGAAGGACCCCGAGGAGACCATCCTCAAGACCAATCTCGACGCGGCCCGGGAGATTGCGCGTCAGCTGCGTCTGCGCGACGTGGGCGGAATCGTCGTCTGCGACTTCATCGACATGGAGCAGCAGAAACACCGCGACAAGGTGCTGCACGAGCTGCGCTCGCACCTGGGACGGGATCGGGCCCGCACCAAGACGTTCGAGCTGTCGGCGCTGGGTCTGATCGAGATGACGCGCCAACGGGTGAGGCCGCCCCTCTTCACGGCGCTCACCGAAGCGTGCTCGCAGTGCGGCGGCAAGGGGCGGGTCTATACGCCCAGCTCGGTGCTGCGCTCGGCGGAGCGCGCCATCGGACGCATCCGGGCCGAGGGGAAGGAGAAGACCGTGGTGGTGCGTACCCACCCGGAGGTCGTGCTCCACCTGATGGAGGAGGAGCCGGACTTCGTGGAGCGCGTCCAGAAGCGCACGCGCCTCCGCGTGGAGGTGCGGGACGATCCGCTGCTGAACCAGGACGAGTTCCGGCTGCTGGCCGGGCCCGCCGAGACGGACGTCACCCAGAAGTACGCGATGGACGGCGACTCGGGCGCCTAG
- a CDS encoding enoyl-CoA hydratase/isomerase family protein, with the protein MSSVLLQELSGGVLTLTLNRPDKRNALNTELVAALSEALHMAESDPDVRVVLVKGAGKDFSAGADLAELERTLDQGRDAHLDNANRLGALFLALRRHPVPVIAAVQGRALAGGCGLATACDLVFASEAAQFGYPEVNLGFVPAMVMAILRRKVGEAAAFDLAVMGERIPATRAYELGLVARLLPEEGFDASTQELAAALAAKPAEAIRMTKRLLYDQDGRTFAEGVAMGAEVNARARSTEGFKAGVRAFLAKQSR; encoded by the coding sequence GTGAGCAGCGTGCTGCTTCAGGAGCTCAGCGGCGGCGTCCTTACGCTCACACTCAATCGGCCCGACAAGCGCAACGCGCTGAACACCGAGCTGGTAGCTGCACTTTCAGAGGCGTTGCACATGGCGGAGTCCGATCCCGACGTCCGCGTGGTCCTCGTCAAAGGGGCCGGGAAGGACTTTTCGGCCGGGGCGGATCTGGCCGAGTTGGAGCGCACGCTCGATCAGGGCCGGGACGCACATCTGGACAACGCCAACCGATTGGGCGCGCTGTTCCTGGCCCTGCGCCGTCATCCCGTTCCCGTCATCGCGGCCGTGCAGGGCCGTGCGCTCGCCGGCGGCTGTGGTCTCGCGACCGCGTGTGACCTCGTGTTCGCGAGCGAGGCGGCGCAGTTCGGGTATCCGGAGGTCAACCTCGGCTTCGTGCCGGCCATGGTCATGGCCATCCTGCGCAGAAAGGTGGGCGAGGCGGCCGCGTTCGATCTGGCCGTGATGGGGGAGCGCATCCCTGCCACCCGAGCGTATGAGTTGGGCCTCGTGGCCCGGCTCCTCCCGGAAGAGGGGTTCGACGCCTCGACGCAGGAGCTGGCGGCGGCGCTGGCGGCCAAGCCGGCGGAGGCCATCCGCATGACCAAGCGCCTCCTGTACGACCAGGACGGGCGCACCTTCGCGGAGGGCGTGGCGATGGGTGCCGAGGTCAACGCACGCGCTCGCTCCACGGAAGGCTTCAAGGCCGGCGTCCGCGCGTTCTTGGCCAAGCAGTCCCGGTAG
- a CDS encoding cobalamin B12-binding domain-containing protein, translated as MDRTIRVLVAKPGLDGHDRGAKVIASAFRDAGFEVIYTGLHQTPEMIVAAAIQEDVDVVAMSILSGAHMTLFPRVQELLRQEGADHILLTGGGIIPEEDRQRLEAMGIGRLFGPGSPTSDAVTYIREWAASRSEDVLST; from the coding sequence ATGGACCGAACGATTCGGGTGCTCGTGGCCAAGCCCGGCCTCGACGGACACGACCGGGGTGCCAAGGTCATCGCCAGCGCCTTCCGGGACGCCGGCTTCGAGGTGATCTACACCGGGCTGCACCAGACGCCCGAGATGATCGTGGCCGCGGCCATCCAGGAAGACGTGGACGTGGTGGCCATGTCCATCCTGTCCGGGGCGCACATGACGCTGTTTCCGCGCGTACAGGAGCTCCTCCGGCAGGAGGGCGCCGATCACATCCTGCTCACGGGCGGGGGCATCATTCCCGAGGAGGACCGCCAACGGCTGGAGGCCATGGGAATCGGACGGCTGTTCGGGCCGGGATCGCCCACCAGCGACGCGGTCACCTATATCCGCGAGTGGGCTGCATCGCGGAGTGAGGACGTCCTCTCCACGTGA
- a CDS encoding lytic transglycosylase domain-containing protein, translating into MSTESHTPEAPSPVVRPRAAPRLAVWIGLLLGVLAFGRPSLVTRSAEGALEGPRKVAFEPWDELPTELEAQVAEWTDRLLSTDPQTLRRYLARQGAYAGMIRERLRARGMPDDLLYLAMVESGLRPRVMSPDSALGIWQLREGTARDYGLRVDEWVDERRDPIRATDAALDYLQALHDRFGSWPLAAAAYNAGPTRVARLLRRHGPDADRHIYWEVVQHLPRETREYVPRILASRTLAQRSSELGLEVEYLTPYQFDRVLVPGGTSLWRVAERTGVEYSVLRELNPHFLKGVTPPGSAYPVRVPRGRGSEVVAALTGSRVRGTT; encoded by the coding sequence ATGAGTACGGAGTCCCACACCCCCGAAGCCCCCTCACCCGTGGTGCGCCCTCGAGCGGCGCCCCGCCTGGCCGTCTGGATCGGCTTGCTGCTCGGCGTGCTCGCGTTCGGCCGGCCCTCGCTGGTAACGCGCTCGGCCGAGGGGGCGCTGGAAGGGCCCCGCAAGGTGGCGTTCGAGCCCTGGGACGAGCTGCCCACGGAGCTGGAAGCCCAGGTGGCCGAATGGACGGACCGGCTGCTCTCCACGGATCCGCAGACCCTGCGCCGCTACCTGGCCCGCCAGGGCGCTTATGCCGGGATGATCCGCGAGCGGCTGCGTGCGCGCGGCATGCCGGACGATCTGCTGTACCTGGCCATGGTGGAGTCCGGGCTGCGCCCGCGTGTGATGTCGCCTGATTCCGCGCTGGGCATCTGGCAGCTGCGCGAAGGGACCGCACGCGACTACGGATTGCGGGTGGACGAGTGGGTGGACGAGCGCAGGGATCCCATCCGCGCCACCGACGCCGCGCTGGACTACCTGCAAGCCCTGCACGACCGCTTCGGCTCGTGGCCGTTGGCGGCCGCCGCCTACAACGCGGGACCGACGCGCGTTGCGCGTTTGTTGCGTAGACACGGTCCGGACGCCGACCGACACATCTACTGGGAAGTGGTGCAGCATCTGCCCCGGGAGACGCGGGAGTACGTGCCGCGCATCCTGGCCTCGCGCACGCTGGCCCAACGCTCGTCCGAGCTGGGCTTGGAGGTCGAGTACCTGACGCCCTATCAGTTCGATCGCGTGCTGGTGCCTGGCGGAACCTCCCTCTGGCGGGTCGCGGAGCGCACGGGCGTCGAATACTCCGTGCTCCGGGAGCTCAACCCGCACTTCCTCAAGGGCGTCACGCCCCCGGGAAGCGCCTACCCTGTGCGGGTGCCGCGCGGCCGTGGGTCGGAAGTGGTGGCCGCGCTTACCGGATCAAGGGTTCGGGGCACGACCTGA
- the rpmA gene encoding 50S ribosomal protein L27, whose product MAHKKGVGSSRNGRDSNPQYLGVKVYGGEAIRAGGIIIRQRGTPIHPGRNVARAGDDSLFALVDGEVKFERRRGRKVVSVYPA is encoded by the coding sequence ATGGCTCATAAGAAGGGCGTCGGCTCGAGCCGCAACGGGCGGGACTCCAACCCGCAGTATCTCGGCGTGAAGGTCTACGGTGGCGAGGCCATCCGGGCCGGGGGCATCATCATCCGCCAGCGCGGCACGCCCATCCACCCCGGGCGGAACGTGGCCCGGGCCGGAGACGACTCGCTGTTTGCCCTGGTGGACGGTGAGGTGAAGTTCGAGCGTCGGCGCGGCCGCAAGGTGGTCTCGGTCTACCCGGCGTAA
- a CDS encoding acyl-CoA dehydrogenase family protein, with the protein MEPYLTDAHRALQREVRDFALERIVPVARDLDERCVFPWENVAAMAERGWLGVPVPADLGGMGLDYRSYILVVEELAKFDASHAITISAHTTLGTSPILSFGTREQQERWVPSLASGRVLGGFGLTEPGAGSDSGGTRTRAVREGDGYRVNGSKIFITHAGVGEIFTVTAVTDPNAGTRGISSFVVTKPTTELERARSVGMGHLDDLDFMNGVKAGKKEDKMGWRASDTRELLLEDVFVPEANRLGQEGQGFINFMKTLDAGRIGIAALSLGLAQGAFDVAFAYAQKREQFGKKIYDFQAVQFRLSELATELQAARHLTYHAAWLKDQGRPFTKEAAMAKLFASELCMKATIQAVQLMGGAGYSSEYPVERMLRDAKVCEIGEGTSEVQKLVIGRLLQKEDYEAMLADPPLHEPARTAVGAEVGASAR; encoded by the coding sequence ATGGAACCCTATCTGACAGATGCCCATCGGGCCCTGCAGCGCGAGGTCCGGGACTTCGCGCTGGAACGCATCGTCCCCGTGGCGCGGGACCTGGACGAGCGCTGTGTCTTCCCCTGGGAGAACGTGGCCGCCATGGCCGAGCGGGGTTGGCTCGGGGTGCCGGTTCCCGCCGACCTGGGGGGGATGGGGCTGGACTATCGCAGCTACATCCTGGTGGTGGAGGAGTTGGCCAAGTTCGACGCCAGCCACGCCATCACCATCTCCGCCCACACCACGCTGGGCACGTCTCCGATCCTGAGCTTCGGCACCCGCGAGCAGCAGGAGCGCTGGGTCCCTTCGCTGGCGTCCGGCCGCGTGCTCGGCGGGTTCGGTCTCACCGAGCCGGGTGCGGGCTCCGACTCCGGAGGCACTCGCACCCGCGCCGTGCGCGAAGGCGATGGCTACCGCGTCAATGGATCCAAGATCTTCATCACCCATGCCGGGGTGGGCGAGATCTTCACGGTCACCGCGGTCACCGATCCCAACGCGGGCACTCGCGGGATCAGCAGCTTCGTGGTCACCAAGCCCACCACCGAGCTCGAGCGGGCACGGAGCGTGGGGATGGGCCACCTGGACGACCTCGACTTCATGAACGGGGTGAAGGCGGGGAAGAAGGAGGACAAGATGGGGTGGCGGGCATCGGACACGCGCGAGCTTCTGCTCGAGGACGTGTTCGTGCCGGAAGCCAACCGTCTTGGTCAGGAAGGACAGGGCTTCATCAACTTCATGAAGACCCTGGATGCCGGACGGATCGGCATCGCCGCGCTCTCGCTCGGACTCGCCCAGGGGGCGTTCGACGTGGCGTTCGCGTACGCCCAGAAGCGGGAGCAGTTCGGAAAGAAGATCTACGATTTCCAGGCCGTGCAATTCCGTCTGTCGGAGTTGGCGACGGAGCTGCAGGCCGCACGCCACCTGACCTACCACGCGGCGTGGCTCAAGGATCAGGGACGGCCGTTCACCAAGGAAGCGGCCATGGCCAAGTTGTTTGCGTCCGAGCTCTGCATGAAGGCCACCATCCAGGCCGTGCAGCTCATGGGCGGCGCAGGCTACTCCAGCGAGTATCCGGTCGAGCGGATGCTGCGCGACGCGAAGGTCTGCGAGATCGGGGAGGGCACGAGTGAAGTGCAGAAGCTCGTGATCGGTCGCCTCCTCCAGAAAGAGGATTACGAAGCTATGCTGGCGGATCCACCGCTTCATGAACCCGCACGGACCGCCGTGGGGGCCGAGGTGGGCGCGTCGGCACGTTAG
- a CDS encoding acyclic terpene utilization AtuA family protein yields the protein MSDTTGVIRIASGQGFWGDDLEAPVRQVEGGPIDYLMLDYLAEVTMSIMQKQRGRDPNAGYARDFIPLMKRIFPACVAKGVRVVTNAGGVNPDGCADALVVAGREAGVGGRARIGKVTGDDLMDRLDTLLEEGHALANMETGAPLSTIRDRVQSANVYIGARPIVEALRGGADVVVTGRSTDTALTYAPMIHAFGWHWDDYDRIAAGVVAGHINECGAQSSGGNCLIDWWTVPDLENVGFPIIEARADGTFVVTKHPGTGGRINRATVSEQIVYEMGDPRSYITPDVVADFTTIQLDEQGPDRVGVRGIVGAHPTEFLKVSVAYSDGWKAVGTLVYAWPDAVAKASAADRVLRARLERLGLHFDEVLTELVGWDATHGHLAGEPPADLPEVQLRIAVRGHDRAAVERFTREIAPLVLTGPPSVTGFAGGRPAVQEIVAYWPALIRREAVEPHLAVDVLEV from the coding sequence ATGAGTGACACCACAGGGGTGATCCGGATCGCGAGCGGGCAGGGCTTCTGGGGGGACGATCTGGAGGCGCCGGTACGCCAGGTGGAGGGCGGCCCCATCGACTACCTCATGCTCGACTATCTGGCCGAGGTCACGATGTCGATCATGCAGAAGCAGCGGGGCAGGGATCCCAACGCTGGATATGCGCGGGACTTCATCCCGCTGATGAAGCGCATCTTTCCGGCCTGCGTCGCGAAGGGTGTGCGGGTCGTCACCAACGCTGGTGGCGTGAATCCGGATGGCTGCGCCGACGCCCTGGTGGTGGCGGGGCGTGAGGCCGGCGTGGGCGGACGGGCCCGCATCGGCAAGGTGACGGGCGACGACCTGATGGACCGCCTGGACACGTTGCTGGAAGAGGGACACGCGCTGGCCAACATGGAGACCGGTGCGCCGCTCTCCACCATTCGGGACCGGGTGCAGAGCGCCAACGTGTACATCGGCGCGCGGCCCATCGTGGAGGCCTTGCGCGGCGGCGCCGATGTCGTGGTGACGGGTCGTTCCACCGACACGGCGCTCACCTACGCGCCCATGATCCACGCGTTCGGGTGGCACTGGGACGACTATGATCGGATCGCCGCGGGTGTAGTGGCAGGCCACATCAACGAGTGCGGGGCGCAGAGTTCCGGAGGCAACTGTCTGATCGACTGGTGGACCGTACCCGATCTCGAGAATGTCGGATTCCCGATCATCGAGGCGCGGGCCGATGGAACGTTCGTGGTGACCAAGCATCCCGGCACGGGTGGGCGGATCAACCGTGCCACCGTGTCCGAACAGATCGTCTACGAGATGGGGGATCCCCGCTCGTACATCACGCCGGACGTCGTGGCCGATTTCACCACGATCCAGCTGGACGAACAGGGCCCTGACCGCGTGGGCGTGCGGGGCATCGTGGGCGCGCATCCCACGGAGTTCCTCAAGGTATCCGTGGCGTACTCGGACGGCTGGAAGGCGGTGGGCACCCTGGTCTACGCCTGGCCGGACGCGGTCGCCAAAGCGAGTGCCGCGGACCGAGTGCTGCGGGCCCGACTGGAGCGCCTGGGTCTTCACTTCGATGAGGTGCTCACCGAGCTGGTGGGCTGGGACGCCACACACGGACATCTGGCCGGGGAGCCACCCGCGGATCTGCCCGAGGTGCAATTGCGGATCGCGGTGCGGGGACACGACCGGGCGGCCGTGGAGCGCTTCACGCGGGAGATCGCTCCGCTGGTGTTGACCGGACCGCCCTCGGTCACGGGCTTCGCGGGAGGCCGGCCGGCGGTGCAGGAAATCGTGGCCTACTGGCCGGCGCTCATCCGTCGGGAGGCCGTCGAGCCCCATCTCGCCGTCGACGTACTGGAGGTCTGA
- a CDS encoding carboxyl transferase domain-containing protein, giving the protein MTAPTTGTAGVGRLRALTEELKALRSTLELGGGLEKSARQHAQGKLTARERVTQLLDPGEPVLEIGLLVAHDLYDGQAPAAGVVTVVGRAQGREVVVVANDATVKAGSWWPETITKILRAQEIAMRCRIPIVYLVDSAGVNLPYQGGVFPGQYGAARIFYYNSIMRRYLGVPQLAAVMGPCIAGGAYLPALSDVIVMIEGTSFMGLGGPNLVKGATGQVVDSESLGGAGVHTSVSGVAHYKAEDDAAGLLLLRRLISDLPAPPGAVPARSTPGTEAPERLYELLPADHRAPYDAHAMLDILLDDESWLEFQPEYAAEMVCGTGRIRGIPVGVIANARGMVKDSRKGPPRFGGIVYTESAEKIAYFIETMNRHRTPILFVQDVSGFMVGPDAEHSGIIRAGAHFVEAMATATVPKLVLTLNHASGAGYYAMAGQGFDPDFILSLPTGRMGVMEGESAVMALFSAQLEKLKEAGLVPDEDLTTKMDAVRAEYDRQLDARFAAARGFVDAIVLPEELHDALELVLRAGLSNPGPHLGPFTLPPHLDGVRT; this is encoded by the coding sequence GTGACGGCACCGACAACCGGGACCGCAGGCGTCGGTCGACTCCGGGCGCTCACGGAGGAGCTCAAGGCCCTGCGCTCCACCCTGGAGTTGGGTGGAGGTCTGGAGAAGAGCGCACGTCAGCACGCTCAAGGAAAGCTGACGGCCCGCGAGCGCGTCACACAGCTGCTGGATCCGGGCGAGCCCGTGCTCGAGATCGGCTTGCTGGTGGCCCACGATCTCTACGACGGACAAGCTCCGGCGGCGGGCGTGGTGACGGTGGTGGGGCGGGCTCAGGGACGGGAGGTCGTGGTGGTGGCCAATGACGCCACCGTCAAGGCGGGCTCCTGGTGGCCGGAGACCATCACCAAGATCCTGCGCGCCCAGGAGATCGCGATGCGGTGTCGCATCCCGATCGTGTACCTGGTGGACTCGGCCGGCGTGAATCTCCCCTACCAGGGCGGCGTGTTCCCCGGCCAGTACGGCGCGGCCCGCATCTTCTACTACAACTCCATCATGCGCCGCTACCTGGGAGTGCCCCAGCTGGCGGCGGTGATGGGACCGTGTATCGCAGGTGGAGCCTATCTGCCCGCGCTCTCCGACGTCATCGTCATGATCGAAGGCACCAGCTTCATGGGGCTGGGCGGGCCGAACCTGGTGAAGGGTGCCACCGGTCAGGTCGTCGATTCCGAATCGCTGGGTGGCGCCGGTGTGCACACCTCGGTCAGCGGCGTGGCCCACTACAAGGCAGAGGACGACGCTGCAGGATTGCTGTTGCTCCGGCGCTTGATCTCCGATCTACCGGCACCGCCGGGCGCGGTGCCTGCGCGTTCCACGCCCGGGACGGAGGCGCCCGAACGCCTCTACGAGCTGCTCCCGGCGGACCACCGCGCGCCCTACGATGCGCACGCGATGCTGGACATCCTGTTGGATGACGAGAGCTGGCTGGAATTCCAACCGGAGTACGCCGCGGAGATGGTCTGTGGCACCGGGCGCATCCGCGGGATTCCCGTGGGCGTCATCGCCAACGCGCGCGGCATGGTCAAGGACTCCCGCAAGGGGCCTCCGCGCTTCGGCGGCATCGTCTATACGGAGAGTGCCGAGAAGATCGCCTACTTCATCGAGACCATGAATCGGCACCGCACGCCGATCCTGTTCGTGCAGGATGTGTCGGGCTTCATGGTGGGCCCCGATGCCGAGCACTCGGGGATCATCCGTGCGGGGGCGCACTTCGTCGAGGCCATGGCCACGGCCACGGTGCCCAAGCTGGTGCTGACGCTCAACCACGCGTCGGGTGCCGGCTACTATGCGATGGCGGGTCAGGGCTTCGATCCCGACTTCATCCTCTCCCTTCCCACGGGCCGGATGGGCGTGATGGAAGGCGAGAGCGCGGTGATGGCCCTGTTCAGCGCACAGCTGGAGAAGCTCAAGGAGGCGGGACTGGTGCCCGACGAGGACCTCACCACGAAGATGGACGCGGTGCGCGCCGAGTACGACCGTCAGTTGGACGCACGCTTCGCGGCGGCGCGCGGCTTCGTGGACGCGATCGTGCTGCCGGAGGAGCTGCACGACGCGTTGGAGTTGGTGCTGCGTGCCGGCTTGTCGAATCCGGGCCCGCACCTGGGTCCCTTCACCTTGCCTCCCCACCTGGACGGGGTTCGCACATGA
- the rplU gene encoding 50S ribosomal protein L21 has product MYAVFRTGGKQFRAAPGETLRVPTLDAEPGANVTFDDVLVASDGENVAVGTPVVSGATVKAEVLSHGRDKKIIVFKRKRRKGYRKKQGHRQGFTEIRVDSVAL; this is encoded by the coding sequence ATGTACGCCGTCTTCCGCACCGGGGGCAAGCAGTTCCGCGCGGCGCCGGGGGAAACCCTCCGGGTCCCCACGCTCGACGCCGAGCCCGGCGCCAACGTCACGTTCGATGACGTGTTGGTCGCTTCGGACGGCGAGAACGTCGCCGTGGGCACGCCCGTCGTGAGCGGAGCCACGGTCAAGGCGGAGGTCCTCTCTCACGGTAGAGACAAGAAGATCATCGTCTTCAAGCGGAAGCGCCGTAAGGGGTACCGCAAGAAGCAGGGTCACCGGCAGGGATTCACCGAGATCCGCGTGGACTCGGTCGCCCTCTGA